A genomic window from Nicotiana sylvestris chromosome 11, ASM39365v2, whole genome shotgun sequence includes:
- the LOC138880987 gene encoding uncharacterized protein — translation MEGNKGIEGLNYEDLCIQPDVELPEGYKPPKFEMFDGTGDPRVHLRTYCDKLVGVGRIEKIRMKLFMRNLKGDALSWYISQDPKKWTSWNLKKKPTETFREYVTRWRSEDAKVRPTLEEEQMNRFFVRAQDPQYYERLMLIEGQKFFDIIKMGERIEEDIKNGMVTNLEALQATNKALQSGGTSKKKDINVVMVEQGAKPPLKYHTYPSLPLIYQPIPNYQAPAPS, via the exons atggaaggaaacaaaggaatAGAGGGgttgaattatgaggacctctgcattcagccagatgttgaacttccggagggatacaaacctcccaagttcgaaatgttcgatggcacgggagatcccagagtccatttgaggacatattgtgataagttgGTTGGAGTCGGGAGGattgagaaaatccgtatgaaactcttcatgagaaacctgaagggggatgctttatcctggtacatcagtcaagaccccaagaaatggacaagctgg aatctgaagaagaagccaaCCGAGACATTCCGTGAGTATgttactcgttggagatcagaggatgctaaggtcaggccgaccttagaagaggaacaaatgaacagattcttcgtccgggctcaggacccacaatattatgagaggttgatgctgatcgagggccagaaattcttCGATATCATCAAgatgggagaaagaattgaggaagacattaagaatggtatggttactaatcttgaagcattgcaggccaccaacaaggctttacaatctggtggcacgtccaagaagaaggacATCAATGTTGTGATGGTCGAACAGGGAGCCAaaccaccactaaaataccatACTTACCCGTCACTTCCACTTATatatcagcctatcccgaattaccaagcacccgcaccctcttaG